In Candidatus Krumholzibacteriia bacterium, a single window of DNA contains:
- a CDS encoding efflux RND transporter periplasmic adaptor subunit has protein sequence MTLRKLLRHPATLLITVIAAFAIGLALGGGDDATTTGHDHDHATATEADSGPQVYTCSMHPSVRLEDPDAKCPICFMDLIPVTNDGGGPGAERRLALDASAVAAARIRTTKATRFFPEAEVRLYGKITEDETRVARLTAYVPGRIERLFVNYVGVPVNRGEHVADLYSPELLTAFAEVREAARSAREAQNMSPVVRSSSQEVLRSAREKLRLLGVDRETIAAAERGEHDRDRFTITAPIGGVVTELQVREGDYVDTGEVIATVADLDRLWVDLEAYESQLARLAWGQAATFTVEAHPGEVFEGRIAFIEPVVDQQTRTAAVRIAVDDSERRLKPGMFATATVRTRIDASGAVLTDELAGRWVAPMHPTVVRDEPGTCEVCGMDLVRAESLGIVADPTTATPPLVIPRSAVLFTGERSIVYVQVPDTEMPTFEAREVRIGPRAGDFVTVREGLEAGDEVVTHGAFRIDSDMQIAAKPSMMMPRDGGDPEQPDVPEAFVASLDPVYEAYLALQEALADDDVEAARAAAATMDEAVEGVRSAMLVGAPLSDWRRLRAGLRIEAADTDIEALRSDFYALSQTLISLQDRFGHTLDRELVVAWCPMALDDQGAPWIQSGRTIDNPYFGSMMLRCGEVRRELPARVAHGGHGHE, from the coding sequence ATGACTCTCCGCAAGCTTCTGCGCCACCCCGCGACGCTGCTGATCACGGTGATCGCCGCCTTCGCGATCGGGCTCGCCCTGGGCGGCGGCGACGACGCCACCACCACCGGACACGATCACGATCACGCCACGGCGACCGAAGCCGACTCCGGGCCGCAGGTCTACACCTGTTCCATGCACCCGTCGGTCCGGCTCGAGGACCCCGACGCCAAGTGCCCGATCTGCTTCATGGACCTCATCCCCGTCACGAACGACGGCGGCGGGCCCGGTGCGGAACGCCGCCTCGCCCTCGACGCGTCGGCGGTCGCCGCCGCGCGGATCCGCACGACCAAGGCCACGCGCTTCTTCCCCGAGGCCGAGGTCCGCCTGTACGGCAAGATCACCGAGGACGAGACTCGCGTCGCGCGCCTGACCGCCTACGTCCCCGGCCGCATCGAACGATTGTTCGTGAACTACGTGGGCGTGCCGGTGAACCGTGGCGAACACGTGGCCGACCTGTACAGTCCGGAACTGCTCACCGCCTTCGCCGAGGTTCGCGAAGCAGCGCGATCGGCCCGCGAGGCCCAGAACATGTCACCGGTGGTGCGGTCGTCGTCGCAGGAGGTCCTGAGGTCCGCGCGCGAGAAGCTGCGCCTGCTCGGGGTGGACCGCGAGACGATCGCCGCCGCCGAGCGCGGCGAGCACGACCGCGACCGCTTCACGATCACCGCGCCGATCGGCGGCGTGGTCACCGAGCTGCAGGTGCGCGAGGGTGACTACGTCGACACCGGCGAAGTGATCGCCACCGTCGCCGACCTCGACCGGTTGTGGGTCGATCTCGAAGCCTACGAGAGCCAGCTCGCCCGTCTGGCGTGGGGACAGGCGGCCACGTTCACGGTCGAAGCCCACCCCGGCGAGGTCTTCGAGGGCCGCATCGCGTTCATCGAACCCGTGGTCGACCAGCAGACGCGGACCGCGGCCGTTCGCATCGCCGTCGACGACTCCGAACGGCGTCTGAAGCCCGGCATGTTCGCCACGGCCACCGTGCGCACACGCATCGACGCCTCGGGAGCGGTGCTCACCGACGAACTCGCCGGCCGCTGGGTCGCGCCCATGCACCCGACGGTCGTGCGCGACGAGCCGGGCACCTGCGAGGTCTGCGGCATGGACCTGGTCCGCGCCGAATCGCTGGGCATCGTCGCCGATCCCACGACCGCCACCCCGCCGCTGGTCATCCCGCGGTCGGCCGTGCTCTTCACCGGTGAACGATCGATCGTCTACGTACAGGTGCCCGACACCGAGATGCCGACCTTCGAGGCGCGCGAGGTGCGCATCGGCCCGCGGGCGGGAGACTTCGTGACCGTGCGCGAAGGCCTCGAGGCCGGTGACGAAGTGGTCACCCACGGCGCCTTCCGGATCGACAGCGACATGCAGATCGCCGCCAAGCCCAGCATGATGATGCCCCGCGACGGTGGCGACCCCGAGCAGCCCGATGTGCCCGAGGCCTTCGTCGCGAGCCTCGATCCGGTGTACGAGGCCTACCTCGCGTTGCAGGAAGCCCTGGCCGACGACGACGTCGAGGCCGCGCGCGCCGCCGCCGCGACGATGGACGAAGCCGTCGAGGGCGTGCGCTCGGCCATGCTCGTGGGCGCGCCGCTGTCCGACTGGCGCCGCCTGCGCGCCGGGCTGCGGATCGAGGCCGCCGACACCGACATCGAGGCCCTCCGCTCGGACTTCTACGCGCTGAGCCAGACGTTGATCTCGTTGCAGGACCGCTTCGGACACACGCTCGATCGCGAACTGGTGGTCGCGTGGTGTCCCATGGCCCTCGACGACCAGGGCGCGCCGTGGATCCAATCGGGCCGCACCATCGACAACCCCTACTTCGGATCGATGATGCTGCGTTGCGGCGAGGTCCGCCGCGAGCTGCCGGCGCGGGTCGCCCACGGAGGCCACGGGCATGAATGA
- a CDS encoding TolC family protein, whose product MHMPWTARVLAGAGLLLATTTATAQTTPYEELRAEAAVNSPAVRAAHEDWIAERARADASGKLPDPRLTYGRFLQPVETRIGPQEHQLALQQTVPWFGSLGRERAAVTSAADAARARLHATWLEVELELTRTLHELHRLDGTLAIERDAFELLQQFEDVAQTRLRVNRSTTADLLRLQVELGRAEDRLRRLEDQRAPVVARLNALLDRPRGTDVDITPPLRTWPALAPRDSLDLRLQRNHPSLRALQFEIERQQRRTEIARDRGRPDLTVGLVHTFVDERDVSDLDGNGDDATLATVSINLPLWRGKIGAGVREAQRRRAAGESRVRRVRNELDAALAQALYEFDDAERRAELYEDTLVPKADESLGATLDAYATGRADFGELIDVQRTVLTFQRELLEARVDRANARARVASLVPDPAAIRTALASLEESR is encoded by the coding sequence ATGCACATGCCATGGACCGCGCGCGTCCTCGCCGGCGCGGGTCTGCTGCTCGCGACCACCACGGCCACGGCGCAGACCACGCCGTACGAAGAACTGCGCGCCGAAGCCGCCGTGAACAGTCCGGCCGTGCGAGCCGCGCACGAAGACTGGATCGCGGAACGCGCGCGCGCCGACGCCAGCGGCAAGCTGCCCGACCCGCGCCTGACCTACGGTCGCTTCCTGCAGCCGGTCGAGACGAGGATCGGTCCGCAGGAACACCAGCTGGCGCTGCAACAGACGGTTCCGTGGTTCGGGAGCCTGGGCCGGGAACGCGCGGCGGTGACCAGCGCTGCCGACGCGGCCCGCGCGCGCCTGCACGCGACCTGGCTCGAGGTCGAGCTGGAGCTGACACGCACCCTGCACGAGCTGCACCGCCTCGACGGCACGCTCGCGATCGAGCGCGATGCCTTCGAGCTGCTGCAACAGTTCGAGGACGTCGCCCAGACCCGCCTGCGCGTGAACCGGTCCACCACGGCCGATCTGCTCCGCCTGCAGGTCGAGCTGGGACGAGCGGAAGATCGTCTACGACGGCTCGAGGACCAGCGCGCCCCCGTCGTCGCCCGGCTGAACGCTCTGCTCGATCGGCCGCGCGGCACCGACGTCGACATCACCCCACCGCTGCGCACCTGGCCGGCGCTCGCGCCCCGCGACTCGCTCGATCTCCGACTTCAACGGAACCATCCAAGCCTCCGCGCCCTGCAGTTCGAGATCGAACGCCAGCAACGCCGCACCGAGATCGCCCGCGATCGCGGCCGACCCGATCTCACGGTCGGCCTCGTCCACACCTTCGTCGACGAACGCGACGTGTCCGACCTCGACGGCAACGGCGACGACGCCACGCTGGCGACCGTCTCCATCAACCTGCCACTGTGGCGCGGCAAGATCGGCGCCGGCGTCCGCGAAGCCCAGCGCCGTCGAGCCGCGGGCGAATCGAGGGTCCGCCGTGTGCGCAACGAACTCGACGCTGCGCTCGCACAGGCCCTGTACGAGTTCGACGACGCCGAACGCCGCGCGGAACTCTACGAAGACACCCTGGTGCCGAAGGCCGACGAGAGCCTCGGCGCCACGCTCGACGCCTACGCCACCGGACGCGCCGATTTCGGCGAGCTGATCGACGTACAGCGCACGGTGCTCACGTTCCAGCGCGAGCTGCTCGAAGCCCGTGTCGACCGCGCGAACGCCCGTGCCCGCGTCGCGAGCCTGGTTCCCGATCCCGCGGCGATCCGCACCGCTCTCGCGTCCCTGGAGGAATCGCGATGA
- a CDS encoding BlaI/MecI/CopY family transcriptional regulator, translating to MREPEISRLGDLEFAVLEHFWDHGRADAKAVHAALGRERGITLNTVQSTLKRLHGKGLLDRTKVSHAHVYAPALSRTDFQTLALRRVVERVSGGSAAETISAFVDLTESIDPEQLEHLERLVARRIEQRRRTGES from the coding sequence GTGCGCGAACCCGAGATCTCCCGCCTCGGCGACCTCGAGTTCGCCGTTCTCGAGCATTTCTGGGACCACGGCCGTGCCGACGCGAAGGCGGTGCACGCAGCACTGGGCCGCGAACGGGGGATCACGCTGAACACGGTACAGTCCACCCTGAAGCGGTTGCACGGCAAAGGGCTCCTGGATCGGACGAAGGTGAGCCACGCGCACGTCTATGCGCCGGCGCTGAGCCGGACCGACTTCCAGACGCTCGCCCTGCGCCGAGTGGTGGAGCGGGTGTCCGGTGGAAGCGCGGCCGAGACGATCTCGGCCTTCGTGGATCTCACCGAGAGCATCGATCCCGAACAGCTGGAGCACCTCGAGCGTCTCGTCGCCCGACGGATCGAGCAGCGCCGTCGAACGGGGGAGTCGTGA
- a CDS encoding M56 family metallopeptidase — protein MSWGLIQVGLALWWASLLLTSTAIAVLYPAIRPSLAAVVPAQRAFGLRVLGVAPLVVATLFTVACFAPKLVGSFVPHLDHCAAHDDHHIHLCPNHPPEVVFGSWSWWVIALAVLAAATMAGRYAWRVFGSWRTTRTLLRVAARDERRGVWVVPAPEPFAWSLGLGDRRTIVSTALQDCLDDRALDVVLEHEAAHRDRRDGWWRVVVGLASWTHLPVVARRLHADLELAGEQACDERAARRAGDPLEVAGVILRVARLRAGCSAPGPALLAVDAGPVDARVHALLREDPYVRCGRRLLLVVAGGLALSATLLADPLHHAVETVLHVLVG, from the coding sequence GTGAGCTGGGGCCTGATCCAGGTCGGGCTCGCCCTGTGGTGGGCGTCGCTCCTCCTGACCTCGACCGCGATCGCCGTCCTGTATCCCGCGATCCGACCCTCGCTGGCGGCCGTCGTCCCCGCGCAGCGGGCGTTCGGGCTCCGCGTGCTCGGAGTGGCACCGCTCGTGGTGGCCACGCTCTTCACCGTCGCCTGTTTCGCTCCGAAGCTCGTGGGATCCTTCGTTCCCCACCTGGATCATTGCGCGGCCCACGACGACCATCACATCCATCTGTGCCCGAACCATCCTCCCGAGGTGGTGTTCGGTTCATGGTCGTGGTGGGTGATCGCACTCGCCGTGCTGGCGGCCGCGACCATGGCCGGCCGGTACGCGTGGCGCGTGTTCGGCTCGTGGCGGACGACGCGGACACTGCTGCGGGTTGCCGCGCGCGACGAGCGTCGTGGCGTGTGGGTGGTCCCGGCTCCCGAGCCCTTCGCGTGGTCGTTGGGACTCGGGGATCGCCGGACGATCGTGTCGACCGCGCTGCAGGACTGCCTCGACGACCGCGCCCTGGACGTGGTGCTCGAGCACGAGGCTGCGCACCGTGACCGTCGCGACGGTTGGTGGCGCGTGGTCGTCGGACTGGCGTCGTGGACCCACCTTCCCGTCGTGGCGCGGCGGCTGCACGCCGATCTCGAGCTGGCGGGGGAGCAGGCCTGCGACGAGCGCGCCGCCCGGCGCGCGGGGGATCCGCTGGAGGTGGCGGGCGTGATCCTGCGGGTGGCGCGGCTGCGCGCCGGATGCTCCGCGCCCGGCCCGGCCCTGCTCGCAGTCGATGCCGGCCCGGTCGACGCTCGGGTCCACGCCCTCCTGCGCGAAGATCCCTACGTCCGGTGCGGACGCCGCCTGCTGCTCGTCGTGGCCGGAGGCCTCGCCCTGTCCGCAACCCTGCTCGCCGATCCACTGCACCACGCGGTGGAAACCGTTCTCCACGTCCTCGTCGGGTGA
- a CDS encoding TolC family protein: MDRSQSIARCGALAILLGSVLLGGVRVDDVRAATLIDESQFLRVFDAGHPAVIALGDRMADAEATRMGAGTLANPVVDAEVEAPDGAADQATFRLGWKPPLDGRRSAAIDAADAAVEAARHDLAWRRVQLRRRMRAVFADWAVAHARSTALREHVDQLRALEQRARLRAERGEDSPLAARRLSLEVGQAVVDLADAEAERAHQRGRAASAHGALPTDAVPRLPDLPEGAGISSDFTRADVRARRSEVDAAEATARRAGRVLEFPELGFGWTRIAEAGDDFSGPVFGATWEIPLFDRDQDTRTRTRRERALAEARLVRSERRARAERQVAVETYRTLAETADEVGVALDDASGVIDAARASFLAGESSTTDLLDALRSVIASRLAALDLHALALAAHRELELNTRSETAGGSGE; this comes from the coding sequence ATGGATCGATCCCAGTCGATCGCGCGGTGCGGTGCACTCGCGATCCTTCTCGGCAGCGTGCTTCTCGGCGGCGTTCGTGTCGACGACGTGCGCGCGGCGACCCTGATCGACGAATCGCAGTTCCTGCGTGTCTTCGACGCCGGGCACCCGGCCGTGATCGCGCTCGGCGATCGGATGGCCGATGCCGAGGCCACGCGCATGGGGGCGGGGACTCTCGCCAATCCCGTCGTCGATGCCGAGGTCGAGGCTCCGGACGGTGCGGCGGATCAGGCCACGTTCCGCCTGGGGTGGAAGCCGCCGCTCGACGGACGCCGGAGTGCGGCGATCGACGCGGCCGACGCCGCAGTGGAGGCCGCGCGCCACGACCTGGCCTGGCGTCGCGTGCAGCTACGCCGGCGCATGCGCGCCGTCTTCGCGGACTGGGCCGTGGCGCACGCGCGCTCCACGGCATTGCGCGAACACGTCGATCAGTTGCGAGCGTTGGAGCAGCGTGCGCGGCTGCGCGCCGAGCGCGGTGAGGACTCTCCGCTGGCGGCGCGTCGACTCTCGCTGGAGGTCGGCCAGGCCGTGGTCGACCTGGCGGACGCCGAGGCCGAACGCGCACACCAACGCGGGCGGGCCGCGAGCGCGCACGGTGCCCTGCCCACCGATGCGGTGCCACGACTCCCCGATCTGCCGGAGGGCGCCGGGATCTCTTCGGACTTCACGCGCGCCGACGTCCGGGCGCGGCGCAGCGAAGTGGACGCCGCCGAGGCCACGGCGCGGCGGGCCGGTCGTGTCCTCGAGTTCCCCGAGCTCGGCTTCGGATGGACGCGCATCGCCGAAGCCGGTGACGACTTCAGCGGACCGGTCTTCGGCGCGACGTGGGAGATCCCGCTCTTCGATCGGGATCAGGACACGCGCACCCGGACCCGCCGTGAACGGGCCCTGGCCGAGGCGCGTCTGGTGCGGAGCGAACGTCGCGCCCGCGCGGAACGACAGGTGGCCGTCGAGACCTACCGCACGCTGGCGGAGACCGCGGACGAGGTCGGGGTCGCCCTCGACGACGCGAGCGGGGTGATCGACGCCGCCCGCGCGTCGTTCCTGGCCGGAGAGAGCAGCACCACGGATCTGCTCGACGCGTTGCGGTCGGTGATCGCGAGCCGTCTCGCCGCGCTCGACCTGCACGCGCTGGCCCTGGCCGCGCACCGCGAGCTGGAACTGAACACGCGGTCGGAGACGGCCGGAGGGAGCGGGGAATGA
- a CDS encoding efflux RND transporter periplasmic adaptor subunit — MSERFLVWSCALLFAVGCGGPTGTAEDDHGHEHADEADAHAHEEVEGSWAVTAWGSAFEIFAEGEPIVAGRSSGVLTHVTVLDGFEALEEGVVAIVLRDDAGDESVFRRDRTLRDGIFELLMLPSQTGEFDLVFRVEGAGRTEDVAAGRLRVGTEDDPGRLLNGDGDASSLETVSFLKEQQWTARFATGWAEVGRIRETARGTGRVRPAAGGELQVTAPIDGIVVSEPWPHVGLARTTGETVMALTSRVSQGRTLSELRAVATEKRAALTLARERLERLEGLVEMGAVSTAEVDAARARVETLQAQAEAVRRQTDVVRGSDVSGAQPPMLEVTAPFTGEVAEILVGPGQAVSAGDPLVRLVRVEPVWVEVHLVPHDADRLQSGVQGLWVRATGDRSRTLFEDVALVAVAPEVSPRTGRVSSLVRVTTGTARLRLGAAVEAEILLAEGAEGIVVPVSAVVDDAGVPVVFVQLDGETFERHEIEVRGREGDRLLVDGIPVGERVVIEGGSTIRRASLVSSGGAGHGHVH, encoded by the coding sequence ATGAGCGAGCGATTCCTGGTGTGGAGCTGCGCGCTCCTGTTCGCGGTCGGCTGTGGAGGACCCACCGGCACCGCCGAGGACGACCACGGTCACGAGCACGCCGACGAGGCCGACGCGCATGCGCACGAAGAGGTCGAAGGTTCGTGGGCCGTCACCGCCTGGGGTTCGGCGTTCGAGATCTTCGCCGAAGGCGAACCGATCGTCGCCGGCCGGAGCAGCGGGGTGCTGACGCACGTCACCGTGCTCGACGGCTTCGAGGCGCTGGAAGAAGGCGTGGTGGCGATCGTGCTGCGCGACGACGCGGGCGACGAGTCGGTCTTCCGGCGCGACCGCACGCTGCGCGACGGGATCTTCGAGCTGTTGATGCTGCCGTCGCAGACCGGCGAGTTCGACCTGGTCTTCCGCGTGGAGGGAGCGGGGCGGACCGAGGACGTCGCGGCGGGCCGTCTCCGTGTCGGTACCGAGGACGATCCCGGCCGACTGCTGAACGGCGATGGCGACGCGAGCAGTCTCGAGACCGTGTCCTTCCTCAAGGAACAGCAGTGGACCGCGCGCTTCGCGACCGGGTGGGCGGAGGTCGGACGCATCCGCGAAACCGCGCGCGGCACCGGCCGGGTGCGTCCGGCCGCCGGCGGCGAGTTGCAGGTGACCGCACCGATCGACGGGATCGTCGTGTCGGAGCCGTGGCCCCACGTTGGCCTGGCGCGCACGACCGGTGAAACGGTCATGGCGCTCACTTCGCGCGTGTCGCAGGGACGCACGTTGTCCGAGCTCCGGGCCGTCGCGACGGAGAAGCGTGCGGCCCTGACGCTCGCCCGCGAGCGCCTGGAGCGCTTGGAGGGCCTGGTCGAGATGGGCGCGGTGAGCACGGCCGAGGTCGACGCCGCCCGCGCGCGGGTCGAGACCCTGCAGGCGCAGGCCGAGGCGGTCCGCCGGCAGACGGACGTGGTCCGCGGGAGCGACGTGTCGGGAGCGCAGCCACCGATGCTCGAGGTGACCGCGCCCTTCACCGGCGAAGTGGCCGAGATCCTCGTCGGGCCGGGACAGGCCGTGTCGGCCGGCGACCCGCTGGTCCGCCTGGTGCGCGTGGAGCCGGTGTGGGTCGAGGTGCACCTGGTTCCGCACGACGCCGATCGCCTGCAGTCGGGTGTGCAGGGACTCTGGGTGCGCGCCACCGGTGACCGGAGTCGCACGCTCTTCGAAGACGTCGCGTTGGTCGCGGTGGCGCCGGAGGTGAGCCCCCGCACCGGTCGTGTGTCGAGCCTGGTGCGCGTGACCACGGGCACGGCGCGTCTACGGCTGGGTGCCGCGGTCGAGGCCGAGATCCTGTTGGCCGAAGGCGCGGAGGGGATCGTGGTCCCGGTGTCCGCGGTGGTCGACGATGCCGGGGTTCCGGTGGTGTTCGTCCAGCTCGACGGCGAGACCTTCGAGCGCCACGAGATCGAGGTGCGCGGTCGCGAGGGCGACCGATTGCTGGTCGACGGAATCCCCGTCGGCGAGCGCGTGGTGATCGAGGGTGGGTCGACGATCCGGCGCGCCAGCCTGGTGAGCTCGGGTGGCGCCGGCCACGGGCACGTGCACTAG
- a CDS encoding efflux RND transporter permease subunit has translation MLRGLIRLSLHHRFFVLGAAVVLLAAGVVRITRMPVDVFPDLTAPTVTVLTEGPGMAPEEIEKLVTFPLESALNGAPGIRRVRSVSAAGISVIWAEFDWGEEIYRARQVVSERVQKVGLPEQVVPPEMGPISSIMGEITFVALTASDEVGPGELRRLAETTMRRALLAIPGISQVSPIGGDVREYQVEVDVPSLVQHGVSVGDMAAVLEEVSRNPAAGFHVDRGQEYLVRGLARALDADDLARAVVKVVDGVPVTVADLATVRVGAEPKRGIASYNAEPAVILSVQKQPGANTLDLMERVDAVLTDVERTLPEGVVIERENFRQSDFIRTAIHNISEALRDGAILVIVILFLFLGDLRTTFISAVAIPLSLVAGILVISALGGTLNTMTLGGFTIAIGALVDDAIIVVENVFRRLRESEARGGRAALDVVFGAASSVLGAIFFATLIIVMVFVPLFFLPGMEGRLLEPLGFAYLVSLAASLLVSVTVTPALSYLLLRNVADRKPREPWLLRILGGAYHGLLGGALRRPAVVIVTTASLVAVAVAAVPFLGRSFLPPFNEGSLTVSVVSPPGITLAESDAVGRQVEEVLLGFDEVVSTSRRTGRAEKDEHVQGVNASEMEVVLREGIDKPRLLAEMREAVAVIPGANVSFGQPISHRIDHMISGSKSNLAIKVFGPELSVIRGIAGRIEEVVSTVDGIVDLSNTEQASIPQLLVDFDRPALARYGLSAADLSRFVEAAFQGTRVGEIVEDGVVSRVVVRLPERLREHRDQLTELPVITHDGRVLELGDLAEVRFDLGPSLIRRENVQRVGMLTANIEGADLAGTVERARAAVDAAVDLPVGYRVTYGGQFEEGARSARTITLLSGLVLVGMYAALFLAFRNHRATLIVLVNLPLALIGGIVAVALGEGVLSIAALVGFITLFGIATRNGVLLVTRYQDLMREGLERAEAVRRGSEERLAPVLMTALTAGLALVPLVLAGHDAGNEIQSPMGQVILGGLLTSTFLNLVLVPVLFARWGTVPSRPETETA, from the coding sequence ATGCTCCGAGGCCTGATCCGACTCTCGCTCCATCATCGCTTCTTCGTGCTCGGTGCGGCCGTGGTGCTGCTCGCCGCCGGCGTGGTGCGCATCACCCGCATGCCGGTCGACGTGTTCCCCGATCTCACGGCACCCACGGTGACCGTGCTCACCGAGGGCCCGGGCATGGCGCCCGAGGAGATCGAGAAGCTGGTGACCTTTCCTCTGGAGTCGGCGCTCAACGGCGCGCCCGGGATCCGGCGCGTGCGCTCGGTGTCGGCGGCGGGGATCTCGGTGATCTGGGCCGAGTTCGACTGGGGCGAGGAGATCTACCGCGCGCGGCAGGTGGTGTCGGAGCGCGTGCAGAAGGTGGGCCTGCCCGAGCAGGTCGTGCCGCCCGAGATGGGGCCGATCAGTTCGATCATGGGCGAGATCACCTTCGTCGCCCTGACCGCGAGCGACGAGGTCGGCCCCGGCGAACTGCGGCGGCTCGCCGAGACGACGATGCGTCGCGCCCTGCTCGCCATTCCCGGGATCTCGCAGGTCAGCCCGATCGGTGGCGACGTGCGCGAGTACCAGGTCGAGGTCGACGTCCCGTCGTTGGTGCAGCACGGGGTGAGTGTGGGCGACATGGCCGCGGTCCTCGAGGAGGTGTCGCGCAATCCCGCGGCCGGATTCCACGTCGACCGTGGTCAGGAGTACCTGGTGCGCGGTCTGGCCCGCGCGCTCGACGCCGACGACCTGGCGAGGGCGGTGGTGAAGGTGGTCGACGGCGTGCCCGTGACCGTGGCCGATCTGGCGACCGTTCGCGTGGGCGCCGAGCCGAAGCGAGGCATCGCGTCGTACAACGCCGAGCCCGCCGTGATCCTGAGCGTGCAGAAGCAACCCGGCGCGAACACGCTCGACCTCATGGAACGAGTCGACGCGGTGCTGACCGACGTCGAGCGCACGCTGCCCGAGGGCGTGGTGATCGAGCGCGAGAACTTCCGTCAGTCCGACTTCATCCGCACGGCGATCCACAACATCAGCGAGGCGCTACGCGACGGTGCGATCCTGGTGATCGTGATCCTGTTCCTGTTCCTCGGGGACCTGCGGACCACCTTCATCTCGGCGGTGGCGATCCCGCTGTCGCTGGTGGCCGGGATCCTGGTGATCTCGGCGCTGGGCGGCACCCTGAACACCATGACCCTCGGCGGTTTCACGATCGCGATCGGGGCGCTCGTCGACGACGCGATCATCGTGGTCGAGAACGTGTTCCGGCGGCTGCGTGAATCCGAGGCCAGGGGTGGACGCGCGGCGCTCGACGTGGTGTTCGGGGCGGCGTCGAGCGTGCTCGGGGCGATCTTCTTCGCCACGCTGATCATCGTGATGGTCTTCGTGCCGCTGTTCTTCCTGCCGGGCATGGAGGGGCGGCTGCTCGAGCCCCTGGGCTTCGCGTATCTGGTCTCGCTGGCGGCGTCGCTGCTGGTGTCGGTGACGGTGACGCCCGCGCTGTCGTACCTGCTGCTGCGCAACGTGGCCGACCGCAAGCCTCGCGAGCCCTGGTTGCTGCGAATCCTCGGCGGCGCGTACCACGGTCTGCTCGGCGGAGCGCTGCGCCGGCCGGCGGTCGTGATCGTCACCACGGCTTCGTTGGTGGCCGTGGCGGTGGCGGCGGTGCCGTTCCTCGGTCGCAGCTTCCTGCCTCCGTTCAACGAGGGTTCGTTGACCGTGAGCGTGGTCAGTCCGCCGGGGATCACGCTCGCCGAGAGCGACGCGGTCGGGCGGCAGGTCGAAGAGGTCCTGCTCGGCTTCGACGAAGTGGTGTCGACCAGCCGCCGCACCGGCCGCGCCGAGAAGGACGAACACGTGCAGGGCGTGAACGCCTCGGAGATGGAGGTCGTGCTGCGCGAGGGGATCGACAAGCCCCGTCTGCTGGCCGAGATGCGCGAAGCCGTGGCGGTGATCCCCGGTGCGAACGTGAGTTTCGGGCAGCCGATCAGTCACCGCATCGACCACATGATCTCGGGCAGCAAGTCCAACCTGGCGATCAAGGTGTTCGGGCCCGAGCTGTCGGTGATCCGTGGAATCGCCGGACGGATCGAGGAAGTGGTGAGCACCGTCGACGGGATCGTCGACCTGAGCAACACCGAGCAAGCCAGCATCCCGCAACTGCTGGTGGATTTCGACCGCCCGGCCCTCGCGCGCTACGGGCTCAGCGCGGCCGACCTCTCGCGCTTCGTCGAGGCCGCGTTCCAGGGCACGCGCGTGGGCGAGATCGTCGAGGACGGCGTGGTGTCGCGCGTGGTGGTACGCCTTCCCGAGCGGCTGCGCGAACACCGGGACCAGTTGACCGAGTTGCCGGTGATCACCCACGACGGCCGCGTGCTCGAGCTCGGAGACCTGGCCGAGGTGCGCTTCGATCTGGGGCCCAGCCTGATCCGGCGCGAGAACGTGCAGCGGGTCGGCATGCTCACCGCCAACATCGAGGGCGCCGACCTGGCCGGCACGGTCGAGCGGGCGCGGGCCGCGGTCGACGCCGCCGTCGATCTTCCGGTGGGCTACCGCGTGACCTACGGAGGTCAGTTCGAGGAGGGGGCGCGCAGTGCGCGGACGATCACCCTGCTCTCTGGACTGGTCCTCGTGGGCATGTACGCCGCGTTGTTCCTGGCCTTCCGGAACCACCGAGCCACGTTGATCGTGCTGGTGAACCTGCCGCTCGCACTGATCGGGGGGATCGTCGCCGTCGCCCTGGGCGAAGGCGTGTTGAGCATCGCCGCACTGGTGGGATTCATCACTCTCTTCGGGATCGCCACGCGCAACGGCGTGCTGCTGGTGACGCGGTACCAGGATCTGATGCGCGAAGGACTGGAGCGCGCCGAGGCCGTACGGCGAGGATCCGAGGAACGCCTCGCGCCGGTGTTGATGACCGCGCTGACGGCGGGACTCGCGCTCGTGCCGCTGGTGCTGGCCGGACACGACGCGGGCAACGAGATCCAGTCGCCGATGGGGCAGGTGATCCTGGGCGGTCTGCTCACGTCGACCTTCCTGAACCTCGTGCTCGTGCCGGTGTTGTTCGCGCGGTGGGGGACGGTTCCGTCGCGGCCGGAGACGGAGACGGCGTAG